Sequence from the Malaciobacter pacificus genome:
AAGGGGTTCTACACTTAACATTGAACTTTCTTGAGCATTACTTAAAACTGCAGTGTTTTTACTTACTGTCGCGTCATTTCCTTCTGAGACTTGATTATTTATAAATGTACCTAATTTATACTCTTCAATATTATCATTTTTATTTACTATTTTTGCATTTGAATATACATTATCTGCCATTATTCAGTCTCTCTATCAATAATTCCATCTTCAATCATTTTTTGAGCTACATCAAGCATTTTTCTCTGAGCAGCTTCAATATCTTTAATTTTAACCTTATTAAGCATTTCAAACTCTTCTAAGAATCTATCTTTAGCTCTTTGTGACATAGCACCTTTTATTTTTTCCATATCTTCCTCTGTAGAATTTTTCATGGCAACAACTAAATCTGCTGTATCAACATTTTGTAAAATTTTCATCACATATTCTGTATCTAAATTTAATAAATCTTCAAATACAAACATATTCTCTTTGATTTTTGTTGCTAAAGAAGTATCAATACCATTGATATTTTTTAAAATATCTTGAGACTTTGGTCCAAGTTTATTTAACATATCAGCAACAACTTTTACTCCACCTACATCAACAATAGAAGATAATAAAGATTCAAGTTTTTTCTCTAAAACAACTGATATAGTTCTAACAACATCAGGACTAACATCTTTAATTGTTGCAATTTGCATAGTGACTTTTACTCTTATTTCTTCATCTAGTTGCATAAGTACCTCTGAAGATTTTGCAGGGTCCATATGTGATAAGATAACAGCGATTGTATGAGGTGATTCATCTTTAATGAAGTCACTAAGTTGTTTTGGATTTATACCATCTAAATATGAAAAAGACTGGGCAGCTAATCTTAATCTTGAAAGTTTAGCTAAAACCTCATCCGCTTCACCTTTTCCTAAAGATTTATATAAAATATCTCTAGCAAAATCATATCCACCAGAACTAATGAAACTTTTCGATCTAGTAAATAAATGAAACTCTTCTAAAATAGCTAAGGACACTTCCTTGTCAATAGAAGATATTTGAGTAATTGCAGTTGAAATTGATTCAACTAACTCTTTTGGCAAATGTTGAAATATTTTAACAGTTGACTCTTCTCCAATTAGAACAAAGAATCTAGCTACTTTGTCCATCATTGACATACCTTTTAATATTTCACTTGTTTTAGTTTGCTCTGCCATTATTTTCCCTATGACCTAAATTTATTATCGCCTTCACTTAATAGAAGTTCTATCATTTTTGCAATCTCTGCAGGATTTTCATTTATTTCTTTATCTAATTCTTCAATAAATACAGCATATCTTGCAGCAGACTCTTCATCTAAACCGTCAATATTATTTAATATTTGACTTTTTACTTTTGATTTTAATCTACCACGTGCTGTTTCTGAATCAAATTCATTTTCAAAATCAGTTAACATATCTTTTACAAGATCATTATCATCTCCACCTTCAGCACTTTTAGTAGTTCCATCTGTTAAAATTACAACTTCATTATTTGCAATAAATTTTTTATAAAAGACAAATAATAATATTGCAATAATTAAGTACTGAAAATATTCGCCAAACTCTTTTAAAATAGTTTTAACTTGAGTTAAAGTATCAACGATATTTTCATCTTCAACAATAACATTTCCGTTTTCATCTAATTTTTCTCCATTTTTTGAAGATGTAGATAAAAATTTGAAATCCCTAACTGTAACCTTGTCACCTCTAGCATTATCATAACCAATTGTATCTTGAACAACTGATTCTAAAGATGTCAAAAATTCATCTCTATTTGCTATACCTTCCAATACACTTGAATCAAAGGTAACTGCTGCTGTAATTCTTCTTATATTTGTGTAATTATTATCTTGTTGTTTTATAATCTTTTTAGAAATCTCATAATTTGTTACAGTATTAGTTCCTTCACTATTAGATGCAACATTTCCATTCCCACCAGTATTAGCAGGAGCTTGAATATTATTATCTACTCCTGCAACACCTCCAGCACCAGCAGGTCCTCCTTGTGATGCAGATGAATTCTCAATTACTTGTTGAGATCTAATTGTTCCTTCTGGATCATAAATTTCTTCTTGAATATCTCTTTTTATAAAATCAAGTGAAACAGTAACTTTAGCTACTACTCTTCCAACACCAACAAAAGGCTCCAGCAAATCAACTATTTTTCTTTGATAATCTTTTTCTATTTGCTCTTTATACTTATTTTGAGTATAAGACTTTTGACTATTTATATCATCTTTCGATAATTCTAATAAATTTCCATCCTGATCTATTAATTGAATATTTTCTTGCTTTAAATTAGATACAGCCGAAGCAATAAAATTTTTAATACCATCAATTTGTTTTTGAGTCAAAAATATACCTGGCTTTAAAGAAAGAACTGCGGAAGCTGTAGGATCAGTTTTTCTCTCAGTAAATATAGTATCTTTAGGAATAGCGATTTTAACACTAGCTCTCAATACTGATGATAAAGACTCTAATGATCTAGATAGTTCTCCTTCTAATGCTCTTAAATATTTAACTTTATTTTCAAAATTGGTAGTACCTAATGATGATTTTTCAAATATTTCCCAACCTACATGCTTACTAGTTGCTGCTTCGCTTGTAACTAATTTAATCTTAGCTATATTAATAAACTCTTTTGATGTTTTTAATGTCAAGTTATTTCCTGTTCCAACAACAGAAAAATCTATTCCAGCGGCTTGTAATTCATCACTTGCTAGCATTACTTGAGATTTAGTAAGATTAGAAGCAATTGTATAATTTAATTTTTTATCCTCAGCTTTAATTCCAGAGTAGATCAAAAAACCAATAAGCAATACAAATAGAAGAGAAAAACCTCCAATAATAACCGCTCTTTGTGCAGTATTTAAGTTATTTATAAACTTTATTAGTTGATCCATAAACTATATATCCTAAAATTAATTTTTTGCTGAAGATTCAACTACTGATCTAAATAATCTTGAGTCTTTTTTTATCGATGATTGTATTGCATCATATAGTATTTTATTTTTTGACATTTCACTCATTTGAGTATCAAGGTTTACATTATTTCCATCATTTTGTTCTTCTAAACCTTTTACGTTAATCAATTTTGGTTCATGAGAATTTTGATGTTTTGATACATTCGGTAAGTGTCCAGAATTGGTTTTTGATAATTGTAATGTATTTTGTACCTTATTAAGCTCATTTTCAAATACTAACTCTTTTGTTTTATAATTTGGAGTATTTATATTAGCGATATTACTACTAATAACTTTTTGTCTTTCGCCTCTAAAATTTAAATGTTTAAATAAAGTTTCTGTTACACTACTAGCTTCCATTATTTAGTATTATTTCCTATTTTTTCTATTAATGCAGCATTTAATTCATCTATTGATTTAATTGCTTTTTGAGACTGTTCAAATCTTCTATGCGCATCTATTAATTCAACCATTGAACTAACTGAATTAACATTAGACTTCTCAATCGCACCTTGCACAATTAATCCATCATTATCACCAAATATTTCTAAATTATTTTCATCTAAAACTTTATAAGTATTATTTCCTACTTTTTCCAAATTTGAATAAGGAATTTGAACAACACCTATTTGAGCTTGAAAATTTTCTTCTACAACTATAGGTTCATTATCAGCATTTAAAACATTATTTCCATTTGAATCTACTAAAAACCCATCTAAGTTCTTAAATGCTCCATCACGTGTGTAAACAATATCTCCATTTAAATCTTGAACTTTAAAAAAAGTATCTGCTTGATTTAATGCAAAATCCAACTTATTACCAGTAGCTGCAATGGGACCCATTTCACCTTGAATATACTTTGCGTCTATTTTTGGTATATTGTTAGTAACTATATTATTTTTTGTAGGAGCAAAATTTTCTTGTTGAGCCCTTTGCAAATAGTAATTAAATGTCGTCTCAGTAGTATTTTCTTGTTTGAAACCATTAGTATTAATGTTTGCTAAGTTATTACTAATTTGATCTAATCTATTAATTTGATTGATCATAGAGGCTGCAAGAGGATATACACCTTGATTCATTTATTACTCCTTACTTTTTATTGGCAAAGTCTTCAATTAGTTTATCTAAATCATCTCCAATTAAATCATTTGAATCATCTCCATGAATATGCTTAGCTACAGCTATTTCAGAGCTATTCCCCTCATCTTCAAATAAATTATTTAAATAATTTGATAATTTTCTAATAACAGACATTACTCTTTCTATTTTTTGTCTATTTATATCATTAAATTGCATTAACTCCATTGCTTCAAAGATTTTTGAATCTTCTTCAAAAGAGTTTGTATTTATTAAATTTATACTATCATTAATTTTACTAATTTCTGATAAATGACTACTAAAATGAGAAATATTAGGAAACTTCTGATTCAGTGACTCTAACAATTTTTTTTCTTTTTCTAAAAAAATATTAAGATTTTTTATTTCATTTCTTAAATTATTATTGTTATCTAAAGAAAGACTTAATACATCAAAAATTTGTCCAACTTTTTCTTCTGAATCATTTGCTACTTGGCTTAATTGATTAACAACTTTAGTATCTTTTTCAGCTGGCCAAGGAATAACACCTTCATCTATTTTCCCTGAAGCCCAATTTCTTACTATTTCATCTTCATTTATTGATTTATTTTCATTTTTTTCTAAAGATTCTGATTGTGAACTATCGTTATCATTTAAGATATTATCTAATTCATTATCACTTAATGAAATATTTGACTCATCTGATTTATCTTCATTATCTTCAGAATCTAACTCAATATCTTTTAGTAAATCATTGATTTCATCATTGTTTACTAAACTCTCACTAGATTCAGAAGTAAATTCATCAATTAAGTCATCTACAGAATTATTATCGACTGTTGAACTTTTATCTTCCTCATTGGACTCAATATCATCTTTAATACCTTCACTTTGAGATAAAAGTTGTTCTATTTCGTCAGTATTAACATTATTTTCTGCTTCAACTTCTTCAGTTTCTTCATCACTGATGTCTAAACCATTCATTAAAGCTTCTATTTCTTCTTGACTCATACTCATGATAATGCCTTAAATTTAAATAATTATTTCAATACCCCATCAAGTTTTTCTTTTAAAACTTCAGCACTGAATGGCTTAACAATATAGTTATTAACGCCAGCTTTTAATGCAGTAATAACCTCTCCTTTTCCACCTTCAGTAGTAATCATAATAATAGGTGTTTTTTGATGGTTACCTTCTGATCTTGTTTTTTTAACCAATTCTAATCCATTCATATTTGGCATATTCCAATCAGTTAAAATTATATCATATTTAGATTCAGACAATAATTTCCATGCTTTTACACCATCTTCTGCTTCATCAAAATCTTCTTTTGTAAAACCTAGTTGCATTACAACATTTCCAATGATTCTTCTCATCGTGGAACTGTCATCAACTATTAATATTTTCATATGTAAACCTTTTTAACAAATTATCAATCAAATATCTTGCATTATATATAATTTGTTTTAAATATATACTTAATACATGAAAAATAATCAAGTAAATTTATCTAACTTTAATTGTTCTTAAAATATAATAATTAAATATACAATCTAAACAAAGGATTAATATGATTAGAGGTTTATACACAGCTGCAACAGGGATGAATTCTATGCAACATCAAATTGATGTTACATCAAATAACATTGCAAATGTAAATACTACAGGCTTCAAAAAAGATAGAGCTGAATTTCAAGACCTAATGTATGAAACATTAAACTACACAGCAGGTAGAACTTCTCAAACTACAATTAATCCTACTGGAATAGATGTAGGACTTGGAGTTAGAATATCTGGTATTCAAAAAAATTTTAATGAAGGTGATCTTACACTAACATCTAATCCTTTAGATTTAGCAATTGAGGGAGAAGGTTTCTTTCAAATTACTTTACCTAGTGGAGAAACTGCTTACACTAGAAATGGCTCTTTTAAAGTTAATTCTGAAGGTACCATTGTAAATGGTAACGGATATCCTCTTAGTCCTGAAATAGTTGTTCCAGATAATGTAACCGATTTATCTATTGCTGTTGATGGTACGGTAAGTGCAACAAATCCCGCTGATGGTACAATTGTTGATTTAGGTCAAGTATTAATAGCTGACTTTATAAACCCTGCTGGATTAATTCCTATGGGAGAATCAATGTTTATGGAAAGTGAAGCATCAGGAGCAGTTCAAGAAGGAGTTCCCTCTGAAGATCAATTTGGTTCAATTAGACAAGGTATGATTGAATCATCAAATGTTAAACTTGTAAATGAAATGGTTGACTTAATTACTGCACAAAGAGCATATGAAGCTAATTCAAAAGCAATTACAACAACTGATGGTATGCTTGATACAGTAAATAGACTAAAAAATTAAGATAATATAGTTCATTAAAGTTTATGGATTTAGATGAATTAAAAAGGTTAAGAGAAGAAAGACTTCTCTCTCATAAAAAGAAAAAAAGAGAATATTATTTAAAAAGTAAGGCTAAAAAAGAGAATATAAAAAGAGAAGCCATAAATTATGAAGAAGATTTAAATGAGTTAAATTTTTCTAACAAAATTAAAGAAATTGCTAGAGCACAAAAAGAGCACGTTGATTCTCGTAAAGATTTAATTATAAAAAAAATCAATGAATATAAAAAAAGAAAAAAAGATTATTATAAAGAGAATAAAAACAAAAGACTAGAATATGATAAAGAGTATCGAGAAAAGAAAAAAGAGGCATTAAAAGAGTATAGAAGAGAATATTACAGAAAAAATAAAGATAAAATATTAGCTAGACAAAAAGAAAAAAGAAAATTACAAAAGAGTGAAAATGGCTGAAGAAATTAAAGACAATTCTGAAGAAACAACACAAGATAATGCAACAAATCAAGAAGAGATAGAATCAAATGATGCAACAGAAGAAAAAGAGACTGACATTGATGAATCTAATGATACGGTTTCTGAAGAAGCACCAAAAACTCAAGATAAAAAGAAATCCTTAATAAGTAAAATTTTGATTGGTATTGTAGCTTTATTACTACTTGTATTAATAGCTGGCATTGTACTTTATTTTACTGGTTTCTTTGACCCTAAACCAATTGAAAAGCCTATGCAAATAGAAACAAAAGAGTCTACTATTTCTATGCAAGAAAAAAAGTATAAATTTGATATTAGCACTATCAATTCTACAAAATTAAATGAACAATTAGCAAAATTAACAAATAGAAATTTAAATCAAGAAAAACTTGAAGAACAAGAAAAACTTGAAAATGAAAAAAAATTATTAGATGAAAAAAAGAAAAAAGAAGAAGAAGCTATAAAAGCAGAACAAGAAGCTTTATTAAAAGAAAAAGAGAACTTAGAAGCTAAAAAACAAGAATTAGAAAATGAAAAAGCTGAATTAGAAAGACTAAAGAAAGAAGCTATTGAACTAAAAGAACAAATGATTAATGTCAAAAATGATATTCAAAATAATAAAAATGGAAATCAAGATAATCAAGAATTAGAACCTGTAAAACAAGAAGAAAGTATTAATTCACAAACAGAAGATAAAAATAATTTTGTTAAACTCATTAATGTGGCAAAAATAAAAGGAGAACTGTATAAAGATTATTTAGATTCAATAGTTAAAATAAATTCTGAGCTTAAACTTTGTAGAGATGACAAAAATAGAATAGAAATATTCTTTGGTCCTTTTACAAAAGAGGAAGATAGAAATATACTGCTTAATGAATTAATTGAAAACAATTTCAATCAAAGCTATTCTTTAGAATTAACGAAAGAAGAATACGATAAGAGATGTAACTACTAATAAGAAAATTAAGAGTTTTCTAAAATAACAAAAGCATCTTTTACATCAATTCTTTTTTTGTTTGTATCCACATTTAAAATATATGTATTAAATATATATGGTAATAAAAAAGTTGCTGGTAAATCTTTTTTAATAAGTT
This genomic interval carries:
- the fliG gene encoding flagellar motor switch protein FliG — its product is MAEQTKTSEILKGMSMMDKVARFFVLIGEESTVKIFQHLPKELVESISTAITQISSIDKEVSLAILEEFHLFTRSKSFISSGGYDFARDILYKSLGKGEADEVLAKLSRLRLAAQSFSYLDGINPKQLSDFIKDESPHTIAVILSHMDPAKSSEVLMQLDEEIRVKVTMQIATIKDVSPDVVRTISVVLEKKLESLLSSIVDVGGVKVVADMLNKLGPKSQDILKNINGIDTSLATKIKENMFVFEDLLNLDTEYVMKILQNVDTADLVVAMKNSTEEDMEKIKGAMSQRAKDRFLEEFEMLNKVKIKDIEAAQRKMLDVAQKMIEDGIIDRETE
- the fliF gene encoding flagellar basal-body MS-ring/collar protein FliF — translated: MDQLIKFINNLNTAQRAVIIGGFSLLFVLLIGFLIYSGIKAEDKKLNYTIASNLTKSQVMLASDELQAAGIDFSVVGTGNNLTLKTSKEFINIAKIKLVTSEAATSKHVGWEIFEKSSLGTTNFENKVKYLRALEGELSRSLESLSSVLRASVKIAIPKDTIFTERKTDPTASAVLSLKPGIFLTQKQIDGIKNFIASAVSNLKQENIQLIDQDGNLLELSKDDINSQKSYTQNKYKEQIEKDYQRKIVDLLEPFVGVGRVVAKVTVSLDFIKRDIQEEIYDPEGTIRSQQVIENSSASQGGPAGAGGVAGVDNNIQAPANTGGNGNVASNSEGTNTVTNYEISKKIIKQQDNNYTNIRRITAAVTFDSSVLEGIANRDEFLTSLESVVQDTIGYDNARGDKVTVRDFKFLSTSSKNGEKLDENGNVIVEDENIVDTLTQVKTILKEFGEYFQYLIIAILLFVFYKKFIANNEVVILTDGTTKSAEGGDDNDLVKDMLTDFENEFDSETARGRLKSKVKSQILNNIDGLDEESAARYAVFIEELDKEINENPAEIAKMIELLLSEGDNKFRS
- the flgB gene encoding flagellar basal body rod protein FlgB, which gives rise to MEASSVTETLFKHLNFRGERQKVISSNIANINTPNYKTKELVFENELNKVQNTLQLSKTNSGHLPNVSKHQNSHEPKLINVKGLEEQNDGNNVNLDTQMSEMSKNKILYDAIQSSIKKDSRLFRSVVESSAKN
- a CDS encoding flagellar hook-basal body protein is translated as MNQGVYPLAASMINQINRLDQISNNLANINTNGFKQENTTETTFNYYLQRAQQENFAPTKNNIVTNNIPKIDAKYIQGEMGPIAATGNKLDFALNQADTFFKVQDLNGDIVYTRDGAFKNLDGFLVDSNGNNVLNADNEPIVVEENFQAQIGVVQIPYSNLEKVGNNTYKVLDENNLEIFGDNDGLIVQGAIEKSNVNSVSSMVELIDAHRRFEQSQKAIKSIDELNAALIEKIGNNTK
- a CDS encoding response regulator, with translation MKILIVDDSSTMRRIIGNVVMQLGFTKEDFDEAEDGVKAWKLLSESKYDIILTDWNMPNMNGLELVKKTRSEGNHQKTPIIMITTEGGKGEVITALKAGVNNYIVKPFSAEVLKEKLDGVLK
- the flgG gene encoding flagellar basal-body rod protein FlgG produces the protein MIRGLYTAATGMNSMQHQIDVTSNNIANVNTTGFKKDRAEFQDLMYETLNYTAGRTSQTTINPTGIDVGLGVRISGIQKNFNEGDLTLTSNPLDLAIEGEGFFQITLPSGETAYTRNGSFKVNSEGTIVNGNGYPLSPEIVVPDNVTDLSIAVDGTVSATNPADGTIVDLGQVLIADFINPAGLIPMGESMFMESEASGAVQEGVPSEDQFGSIRQGMIESSNVKLVNEMVDLITAQRAYEANSKAITTTDGMLDTVNRLKN